Proteins from a genomic interval of Streptococcus oralis:
- a CDS encoding CCA tRNA nucleotidyltransferase: MRLTQMPSEFQKALPVLEKIKEAGFEAYFVGGSVRDALLNRPIHDVDIATSSYPEETKHIFPRTADIGIEHGTVLVLDGDEEYEVTTFRTEDVYVDYRRPSAVSFVRSLEEDLKRRDFTVNAFALDETGEIIDLFHGLEDLKNQVLRAVGVASERFNEDALRIMRGFRFQASLGFKLEPETFVAMKTLTPLLEKISVERTFVEFDKLLLAPFWRVGLSSMIESRAYDYLPDMAGSQGKLNRLFVLETDFTFESSEQAWAALLWALEIKDAQPFLKAWKTSRQFAKQVQDLLTILVLREEGELSKRDCYRFDLDSLLQAERLRQAQGKEVNPQAITETYQSLTIHDKKEIQINGGVLIKEYGYQPGPDLGEILTEIEFAIVDGELENDRQAIHAYLREKK; encoded by the coding sequence ATGAGATTAACGCAAATGCCTTCTGAATTTCAGAAGGCTTTACCAGTATTAGAAAAAATTAAAGAAGCAGGCTTTGAGGCCTATTTTGTTGGGGGCTCTGTTCGAGATGCCCTCCTCAATCGTCCCATCCACGATGTGGATATTGCGACTTCTTCCTATCCAGAAGAAACCAAGCATATTTTCCCTCGTACAGCTGACATCGGAATCGAGCACGGAACCGTCTTGGTCCTAGATGGGGACGAGGAGTATGAGGTAACAACCTTTCGAACAGAGGATGTCTATGTGGACTATCGTAGACCCAGTGCGGTTTCCTTTGTGCGTTCGCTAGAAGAGGACCTCAAGCGCCGTGATTTCACAGTTAATGCCTTTGCCTTGGATGAGACAGGCGAAATTATTGACTTGTTCCATGGTTTAGAAGATTTGAAAAACCAAGTCTTGCGAGCAGTTGGAGTGGCTAGTGAGCGTTTCAACGAAGATGCTCTGCGTATTATGCGTGGTTTCCGCTTTCAGGCCAGTCTCGGTTTTAAACTTGAACCAGAAACTTTTGTGGCGATGAAGACTTTGACGCCACTCTTGGAGAAAATTTCTGTGGAGCGCACCTTCGTTGAGTTTGATAAACTCTTGCTGGCTCCTTTTTGGCGAGTTGGTCTGTCTTCCATGATTGAGAGTCGAGCTTATGACTATCTTCCAGACATGGCAGGAAGCCAGGGCAAGCTCAACAGACTGTTTGTTTTGGAGACTGATTTCACTTTTGAATCTTCTGAACAAGCCTGGGCAGCTCTGTTGTGGGCTTTGGAGATTAAAGATGCACAGCCATTTTTGAAAGCTTGGAAAACCTCACGCCAGTTTGCCAAGCAAGTACAGGATTTGCTGACTATTTTGGTTTTGCGAGAAGAAGGAGAGCTGAGCAAGCGCGATTGTTACCGCTTTGACTTGGATTCCCTTCTACAAGCTGAACGTCTTCGTCAGGCTCAAGGGAAAGAAGTCAACCCACAAGCCATCACAGAAACTTACCAGAGTTTGACCATTCATGATAAGAAAGAAATCCAGATTAACGGAGGAGTTCTGATTAAGGAATATGGTTACCAGCCAGGACCAGACTTGGGAGAGATTTTAACGGAGATTGAGTTTGCCATTGTCGATGGAGAGTTGGAAAATGATCGTCAAGCAATCCATGCTTACCTGAGGGAGAAAAAATGA
- a CDS encoding ABC-F family ATP-binding cassette domain-containing protein: protein MSDFIVEKLSKSVGDKTVFKDISFIIHDLDRIGLIGVNGTGKTTLLDVLSGTSGFDGDVSPFSAKNDYQIGYLTQNPDFDDSKTVLDTVLSSDLKEIQLIREYELIMLNYSEDKQARLERVMAEMDSLQAWEIESQVKTVLSKLGIQDLSTPVGELSGGLRRRVQLAQVLLGDHDLLLLDEPTNHLDIATIEWLTLFLKNSKKTVLFITHDRYFLDALSTRIFELDRAGLTEYQGNYQDYVRLKAEQDERDVAMLHKKEQLYKQELAWMRRQPQARATKQQARINRFHDLKKEVSGGVAEADLTMNFETSRIGKKVIEFQNVSFAYENKPILQDFNLLVQAKDRIGIVGDNGVGKSTLLNLIAGSLEPTEGQVVRGETVRIAYFSQQIEGLDESKRVINYLQEVAEEVKTSGGSTTSIAELLEQFLFPRSTHGTLIEKLSGGEKKRLYLLKLLLEKPNVLLLDEPTNDLDIATLTVLENFLQGFAGPVLTVSHDRYFLDKVATKILAFEDGKIRPFFGHYTDYLDEKAFETEMANQVQKAEKEKVVKVREDKKRMTYQEKKEWASIEGDIETLENCIAAIEEEMQANGSDFGKLATLQKELDEKNEELLEKYERYEYLSDFDS from the coding sequence ATGAGTGATTTTATCGTTGAAAAACTAAGCAAATCCGTTGGTGACAAGACCGTTTTTAAGGATATTTCCTTTATTATCCATGATTTGGATAGAATTGGTCTGATTGGTGTTAATGGAACGGGTAAGACAACCCTTTTGGACGTCCTTTCTGGCACTTCTGGCTTTGATGGGGACGTTAGCCCCTTTTCAGCTAAGAATGATTATCAGATTGGCTACTTGACTCAGAATCCAGATTTTGATGATAGCAAGACGGTCTTGGATACGGTTCTTTCCAGCGACCTCAAGGAAATTCAGCTCATTCGTGAGTATGAGTTGATCATGCTCAACTACAGCGAGGACAAGCAGGCTCGTTTGGAACGGGTCATGGCAGAGATGGACTCTCTCCAAGCTTGGGAAATCGAGAGTCAGGTCAAGACGGTTCTCAGCAAGTTGGGTATTCAGGATTTGTCGACTCCAGTTGGTGAATTGTCAGGTGGTCTGAGAAGACGGGTTCAGTTGGCGCAAGTTCTTCTTGGAGACCACGATCTCTTGCTACTGGATGAGCCGACCAACCACCTGGACATTGCAACCATTGAGTGGCTGACCCTCTTTTTGAAAAATTCCAAGAAAACCGTCCTTTTTATCACCCACGATCGTTATTTCCTAGATGCGCTGTCAACGCGAATTTTCGAGCTGGACCGAGCAGGCTTGACCGAGTATCAGGGAAATTATCAGGACTATGTTCGCCTCAAAGCAGAGCAGGATGAGCGTGACGTAGCTATGCTCCACAAAAAAGAACAACTCTATAAGCAAGAATTAGCCTGGATGCGCAGACAACCGCAAGCGCGTGCGACCAAGCAGCAGGCTCGTATCAATCGTTTCCATGACTTGAAAAAAGAAGTTTCAGGCGGCGTTGCTGAGGCAGACTTGACCATGAACTTTGAAACCAGTCGGATTGGAAAAAAAGTCATCGAGTTTCAGAATGTTTCCTTCGCCTATGAGAACAAGCCTATTTTGCAAGATTTTAACCTTTTGGTGCAAGCTAAAGACCGTATCGGTATCGTTGGGGACAACGGTGTTGGGAAATCAACCCTACTCAACTTGATTGCAGGAAGTCTTGAGCCAACTGAAGGACAAGTTGTGAGAGGGGAAACTGTTCGCATCGCCTATTTCTCTCAACAAATTGAAGGCTTGGATGAAAGCAAACGGGTCATCAATTACCTGCAGGAAGTAGCAGAAGAGGTTAAGACTAGTGGTGGTTCTACGACTTCCATTGCAGAGTTGCTAGAGCAGTTCCTCTTCCCACGTTCGACGCATGGAACCTTGATTGAGAAATTGTCTGGTGGAGAGAAAAAACGCCTTTATCTTCTCAAATTGCTCTTGGAAAAACCAAATGTTCTTCTCTTGGATGAGCCGACAAATGACCTAGATATTGCGACCTTAACAGTCTTAGAGAATTTCTTGCAAGGTTTTGCAGGCCCTGTCTTGACAGTTAGCCATGACCGCTATTTCTTGGATAAGGTAGCAACTAAGATTCTTGCTTTTGAGGATGGCAAGATTCGTCCTTTCTTTGGTCATTACACAGACTATCTTGACGAAAAAGCCTTTGAAACAGAGATGGCCAATCAAGTGCAAAAGGCCGAAAAGGAGAAAGTGGTCAAGGTACGTGAAGACAAGAAACGTATGACCTACCAAGAAAAGAAGGAGTGGGCAAGCATTGAAGGGGATATTGAAACCTTGGAAAATTGTATCGCTGCTATTGAAGAAGAGATGCAGGCAAATGGTTCTGACTTTGGCAAACTAGCGACGCTTCAGAAAGAGCTAGATGAGAAAAATGAAGAACTCCTTGAAAAATACGAACGCTATGAATACCTAAGTGACTTTGATAGTTAG
- the mntE gene encoding CDF family manganese efflux transporter MntE codes for MKQSISNLKLAERGAIVSISTYLLLSAAKLATGHLLHSSSLVADGFNNVSDIIGNVALLIGIRMARQPADRDHRFGHWKIEDLASLITSIIMFYVGFDVLRDTIQKILSREQTIIDPLGAFLGIISAAVMFVVYLYNTRLSKKSKSKALKAAAKDNLSDAVTSLGTSIAILASSFNYPIVDKLVAIIITFFILKTAYDIFIESSFSLSDGFDDRLLEDYQKAIMEIPKISKVKSQRGRTYGSNIYLDITLEMNPDLSVYESHEIADQVESMLEERFGVFDTDVHIEPAPIPEDEILDNVYKKLLMREQLIDQGNQLEELLAEDFIYIRQDGEQMNKEAYKAEKELKAAIKDIQITSISQKTKLICYKLDGIVHTSIWRRHETWQNIFHQETKKEE; via the coding sequence ATGAAACAATCAATCTCAAATCTCAAGTTAGCTGAGCGTGGTGCCATTGTCAGTATCTCGACCTACTTACTCTTGTCTGCGGCAAAATTAGCAACTGGTCATCTACTTCATTCATCCAGTTTGGTAGCGGATGGTTTCAACAACGTATCCGATATTATCGGAAATGTTGCTCTTCTGATTGGCATTCGGATGGCTCGCCAGCCTGCAGACCGTGACCACCGCTTTGGACACTGGAAGATTGAAGATTTAGCTAGTTTGATCACTTCCATCATCATGTTCTACGTTGGCTTTGATGTGCTTCGGGATACCATTCAGAAAATTCTCAGTCGGGAACAAACGATTATCGATCCTCTGGGAGCATTTCTAGGAATCATTTCTGCAGCGGTTATGTTTGTCGTTTATCTCTATAACACACGCCTCAGTAAGAAATCCAAATCCAAAGCTCTAAAGGCAGCAGCTAAAGATAATCTTTCCGATGCAGTCACCTCGCTTGGTACTTCCATTGCTATCCTAGCCAGCAGTTTTAATTATCCGATTGTGGATAAATTAGTCGCTATCATCATCACTTTCTTTATCTTAAAGACAGCCTATGATATCTTTATCGAATCGTCCTTCAGTCTTTCAGATGGTTTTGATGACCGGCTACTAGAAGACTACCAAAAGGCCATCATGGAGATTCCAAAGATTAGTAAGGTCAAGTCCCAAAGAGGGCGTACCTATGGTAGCAATATCTACCTTGATATCACGCTGGAGATGAATCCTGATTTATCAGTCTATGAAAGTCACGAAATTGCAGACCAGGTCGAATCCATGCTAGAAGAGCGTTTTGGAGTATTTGACACCGATGTCCATATCGAACCTGCTCCTATACCTGAAGACGAAATTTTAGACAATGTCTACAAAAAACTACTCATGCGCGAGCAATTGATTGACCAAGGAAACCAACTAGAAGAACTCCTTGCTGAGGACTTTATCTATATCCGTCAAGATGGAGAGCAGATGAATAAAGAGGCCTATAAGGCTGAAAAAGAACTTAAAGCTGCAATTAAGGACATTCAGATTACCTCCATTAGTCAGAAAACCAAGCTCATTTGCTATAAGCTAGATGGCATCGTCCACACCAGTATCTGGCGTCGCCATGAGACTTGGCAAAATATCTTTCATCAAGAGACTAAAAAAGAAGAATAG
- a CDS encoding cation-translocating P-type ATPase, whose translation MSKEQKRQAFYTQSPEEVLKSVEATEQGLSSSEAQKRQAEYGRNELEEGEKKSLLVKFIEQFKDLMIIILIAAAILSVITSGGEDIADAIIILAVVIINAAFGVYQEGKAEEAIEALKSMSSPAARVIRDGHMAEIDSKELVPGDIVALEAGDVVPADLRLLEANSLKIEEAALTGESVPVEKDLTVELAADAGIGDRVNMAFQNSNVTYGRGLGVVVNTGMYTEVGHIAGMLQDADETDTPLKQNLNNLSKVLTYAILVIALVTFVVGVFIQGKDPLGELMTSVALAVAAIPEGLPAIVTIVLALGTQVLAKRNSIVRKLPAVETLGSTEIIASDKTGTLTMNKMTVEKVFYDAVLHDSADDIELGLDMPLLRSVVLANDTKIDAEGNLIGDPTETAFIQYALDKGYDVKGFLEKYPRVAELPFDSDRKLMSTVHPLPDGKFLVAVKGAPDQLLKRCVARDKAGDVAPIDKKVTELIHTNNSDMAHQALRVLAGAYKIIDSIPENLTSEELENNLIFTGLIGMIDPERAEAAEAVRVAKEAGIRPIMITGDHQDTAEAIAKRLGIIDEKDTADHVLTGAELNELSDEEFEKVVGQYSVYARVSPEHKVRIVKAWQNQGKVVAMTGDGVNDAPALKTADIGIGMGITGTEVSKGASDMILADDNFATIIVAVEEGRKVFSNIQKTIQYLLSANTAEVLTIFLSTLFGWDVLQPVHLLWINLVTDTFPAIALGVEPAEPGVMTHKPRGRKSSFFSGGVMSSIIYQGLLQGALVLSVYGLALLYPVHVGDNQAIHADALTMAFATLGLIQLFHAYNVKSVYQSILTVGPFKSKTFNWSILVSFILLASTIVIDPLESIFHVSKLDLSQWAIVLAGSFSMILIVEIVKFVQRKLGFDKNAI comes from the coding sequence ATGTCAAAAGAACAAAAACGCCAAGCGTTTTATACTCAAAGTCCTGAAGAGGTCTTGAAGTCAGTTGAAGCAACTGAGCAAGGCCTTTCGTCAAGCGAAGCGCAAAAACGCCAAGCTGAATATGGACGCAATGAACTGGAAGAGGGTGAGAAAAAATCTCTCTTGGTTAAATTCATTGAACAGTTTAAGGATTTGATGATTATCATCCTAATTGCTGCAGCTATCTTATCAGTCATAACATCTGGTGGTGAAGATATCGCAGATGCCATCATTATCCTAGCCGTGGTTATCATCAACGCTGCCTTTGGTGTTTACCAAGAAGGAAAAGCAGAAGAAGCCATCGAGGCCCTCAAGTCTATGTCCAGTCCAGCTGCTCGCGTTATTCGTGATGGGCACATGGCAGAGATTGATTCCAAAGAATTGGTGCCAGGAGATATCGTTGCCCTTGAAGCTGGTGATGTGGTACCAGCAGACCTACGTTTGCTAGAAGCCAACTCTCTTAAAATCGAAGAAGCGGCTTTGACAGGTGAGTCTGTTCCAGTTGAAAAAGACTTGACAGTCGAGCTTGCTGCAGATGCTGGTATTGGTGACCGTGTCAATATGGCCTTCCAAAACTCAAACGTGACTTATGGTCGTGGTCTTGGTGTTGTTGTCAATACAGGTATGTATACTGAAGTGGGTCATATCGCTGGCATGCTCCAAGATGCTGATGAGACGGATACACCTCTTAAACAAAACTTGAACAACCTTTCTAAGGTCTTAACCTATGCAATTTTGGTTATTGCCCTTGTTACTTTTGTAGTTGGAGTCTTCATCCAAGGCAAAGATCCACTTGGTGAGTTGATGACCTCTGTTGCGCTTGCTGTTGCAGCCATCCCAGAAGGACTTCCTGCTATCGTGACCATCGTTCTTGCCCTTGGTACTCAAGTTTTGGCAAAACGAAACTCTATCGTTCGTAAGTTGCCAGCAGTTGAAACGCTTGGTTCAACTGAAATCATCGCTTCTGATAAGACTGGTACGCTTACTATGAACAAGATGACAGTCGAAAAAGTCTTCTATGACGCAGTCCTACATGATTCAGCTGATGATATTGAACTTGGCTTGGACATGCCACTACTTCGTTCAGTTGTCTTGGCTAATGATACCAAGATTGATGCGGAAGGAAACCTGATCGGGGATCCAACGGAAACAGCCTTCATCCAGTATGCCTTGGACAAGGGCTACGATGTTAAAGGGTTCTTAGAGAAATATCCTCGTGTAGCTGAATTGCCGTTTGACTCAGATCGTAAACTCATGTCAACGGTTCATCCATTGCCAGATGGTAAATTCCTCGTAGCAGTCAAAGGGGCTCCAGATCAACTCTTGAAACGTTGTGTTGCTCGTGATAAGGCTGGAGATGTCGCTCCGATTGATAAGAAAGTCACTGAATTAATTCACACAAATAACTCTGACATGGCTCATCAAGCTCTGCGTGTCCTTGCAGGAGCTTATAAGATTATCGATAGTATTCCAGAAAATCTTACTTCTGAAGAGCTTGAAAACAACTTGATCTTTACTGGTTTGATTGGGATGATTGACCCTGAACGTGCCGAAGCAGCAGAAGCCGTTCGTGTGGCTAAAGAAGCAGGAATCCGTCCAATCATGATCACTGGTGACCACCAAGACACAGCGGAAGCCATTGCCAAACGTCTGGGAATCATTGATGAAAAAGATACGGCGGACCATGTTCTGACAGGTGCGGAATTGAACGAACTTTCAGATGAAGAATTTGAAAAAGTCGTTGGTCAATACTCTGTTTACGCGCGTGTATCTCCAGAACACAAGGTTCGTATCGTGAAAGCTTGGCAAAATCAAGGTAAGGTCGTTGCCATGACAGGTGATGGTGTTAATGATGCGCCAGCTCTGAAAACAGCTGATATCGGTATCGGTATGGGAATAACTGGTACAGAGGTTTCTAAGGGGGCTTCTGATATGATTCTTGCGGATGACAACTTTGCGACCATTATCGTCGCAGTTGAAGAAGGACGTAAGGTCTTCTCAAACATTCAAAAGACTATTCAGTATCTTCTTTCTGCCAATACGGCTGAAGTATTAACCATCTTCCTGTCAACCTTGTTTGGTTGGGATGTCCTACAGCCAGTTCATCTCTTGTGGATTAACTTGGTAACGGATACCTTCCCAGCTATTGCTCTCGGTGTTGAGCCAGCTGAGCCAGGTGTTATGACCCACAAACCACGTGGACGCAAGTCAAGCTTCTTCTCAGGTGGGGTCATGAGTTCCATTATCTATCAAGGTCTCCTTCAAGGCGCCCTTGTTCTGTCCGTTTATGGTCTTGCCCTTCTTTACCCAGTTCATGTGGGTGACAATCAAGCTATCCACGCTGATGCTCTTACTATGGCCTTTGCAACACTTGGTTTGATCCAGCTCTTCCATGCCTACAACGTTAAATCTGTTTACCAGTCTATTTTGACTGTTGGTCCATTTAAATCTAAAACTTTCAACTGGTCAATCTTGGTTTCATTTATTTTACTAGCATCAACTATTGTTATCGACCCATTAGAAAGCATCTTCCACGTAAGCAAACTAGACTTGTCACAATGGGCCATTGTTCTGGCTGGAAGCTTCTCAATGATACTTATCGTAGAAATCGTTAAGTTTGTTCAACGCAAGCTTGGTTTTGATAAGAACGCGATTTAA
- a CDS encoding peptide deformylase — MEKKIVRDVLFLSQVSKAASQEDLYLARDLQDTLLANRETCVGLAANMIGVQKRVIIFNLGLVPLVMFNPILLSYKGPYETEEGCLSLTGVRSTTRYETITVSYRDSKWQEQTITLTGFPAQICQHELDHLEGRII; from the coding sequence ATGGAAAAGAAAATTGTCCGAGATGTCTTATTCCTGTCGCAAGTTTCGAAAGCTGCAAGCCAGGAAGACCTTTATCTGGCTAGAGATTTACAGGATACCCTGCTGGCCAATCGCGAGACCTGTGTCGGTCTGGCGGCCAATATGATTGGCGTGCAGAAGCGTGTCATTATCTTTAACCTTGGCCTAGTTCCCTTGGTCATGTTTAACCCCATTCTTCTTTCTTATAAAGGACCTTACGAGACAGAGGAAGGTTGTTTGTCTTTGACTGGGGTGCGATCAACGACTCGTTATGAAACGATTACGGTTTCCTATCGCGATAGCAAGTGGCAGGAACAGACCATTACGCTGACAGGTTTTCCAGCTCAGATCTGCCAACATGAACTGGATCATTTGGAAGGACGAATTATTTAG
- the yaaA gene encoding peroxide stress protein YaaA, whose product MKILIPTAKEMNTNLPLVEALPLSEESQAVLDSLACYSASELESFYKVSAEKAEEEYAHIQALKDQRAKHYPALKLFDGLMYRHIKRDELTETEQAYLKNHVLITSALYGVVPALSPMAPHRLDFLMKLKVAGKTLKSHWKSAYDEALQDEDLIFSLLSSEFETVFSKEIREKMVTFKFMEDKAGQLKIHSTISKKARGAFLTALIEGQVQTVDQARKLRFAGFEYRPDLSSNLELVFVKQA is encoded by the coding sequence ATGAAAATTTTAATCCCAACAGCCAAAGAAATGAACACAAACCTTCCTCTTGTCGAAGCGCTCCCCTTGAGTGAAGAAAGTCAGGCAGTCCTTGACTCACTGGCGTGCTACTCAGCCAGTGAATTAGAGAGCTTTTACAAGGTATCAGCTGAGAAAGCAGAAGAAGAATACGCTCATATTCAAGCTCTAAAAGATCAGAGGGCTAAACATTATCCAGCTTTGAAACTCTTTGACGGTCTCATGTATCGCCACATCAAGCGAGATGAGTTGACTGAGACTGAACAAGCCTATCTTAAAAATCATGTTTTAATTACCTCGGCTTTGTATGGCGTTGTCCCAGCCTTATCACCTATGGCTCCTCACCGTTTGGACTTTTTGATGAAGTTAAAAGTCGCTGGAAAAACCCTAAAGAGCCATTGGAAATCAGCCTACGATGAGGCACTACAGGATGAGGACTTGATTTTTTCTCTCTTGTCATCAGAGTTTGAAACCGTATTTTCTAAGGAAATCAGAGAAAAGATGGTGACCTTCAAATTTATGGAGGACAAGGCAGGCCAGTTGAAAATCCACTCAACCATTTCAAAGAAAGCGCGTGGTGCCTTTCTGACAGCTCTAATAGAGGGCCAAGTCCAAACGGTTGACCAAGCTCGCAAGCTCCGCTTCGCCGGCTTTGAATACCGACCTGATTTATCAAGTAACTTAGAACTCGTCTTTGTGAAACAAGCATAA
- a CDS encoding NAD(P)H-dependent oxidoreductase: MSKKVLFIVGSLRQGSFNHQMALEAEKALAGKAEVSYLDYSAVPLFSQDLEVPTHPAVAAAREAVLAADAIWIFSPVYNFSIPGTVKNLLDWLSRAIDLSDTRGASALQDKFVTVSSVANAGHEQLFAIYKDLLPFIRTQVVGDFTAARVNDSAWADGKLVLEEATASSLEKQAEDLLAAIN; the protein is encoded by the coding sequence ATGTCTAAAAAAGTACTATTTATCGTCGGTTCATTACGCCAAGGTTCTTTCAACCACCAAATGGCCCTCGAAGCTGAGAAAGCACTTGCCGGAAAAGCGGAAGTTAGCTATCTTGATTATTCAGCTGTTCCTCTCTTCAGCCAAGATCTTGAAGTTCCAACTCATCCAGCTGTAGCTGCTGCTCGTGAAGCAGTCCTTGCTGCGGATGCAATCTGGATCTTCTCTCCAGTCTACAACTTCTCTATCCCTGGAACAGTGAAAAACTTGCTTGACTGGCTCTCTCGTGCCATTGATTTGTCTGATACACGTGGTGCTTCTGCCCTCCAAGACAAGTTTGTTACTGTCTCATCTGTAGCCAATGCCGGTCACGAACAACTCTTTGCGATTTATAAAGACCTCTTGCCATTTATCCGCACACAAGTCGTTGGTGACTTCACTGCTGCACGTGTTAATGACTCTGCTTGGGCAGACGGAAAATTGGTGTTAGAAGAAGCAACTGCTTCATCACTTGAAAAACAAGCTGAGGACCTTCTTGCAGCCATCAACTAA